The genome window AGGTTCTGGAGCTGGACCCCAGGGTTTCTGCATATGCCCTAATTGCGGGCAAAGGACAGAGCATAAGGCTGGGGTTCCCTGCACAGAGTTAACCTGCCCTGAATGCGGAACCAATATGGTAAGAGAATGACAGCCAGGCCTCGTA of Actinomycetota bacterium contains these proteins:
- a CDS encoding DUF5320 family protein → MPRGDGTGPAGQGPGTGRGLGRGGGRSRMGGSGAGPQGFCICPNCGQRTEHKAGVPCTELTCPECGTNMVRE